In a single window of the Magnolia sinica isolate HGM2019 chromosome 7, MsV1, whole genome shotgun sequence genome:
- the LOC131251540 gene encoding probable inactive receptor kinase At1g48480: protein MASPVFLLVLLFLSFSRTAKPDLESDKTALLAFRSAVGRNLPWSASQSPCLWQGIQCSSNRVTAVRLPGVGLMGPIPPSTVGNLTQLRTLSLRFNALNGQLPSDLSLCVNLRNLYLQGNFFSGQIPPSILLLKNLIRLNLAHNNFSGGISPSFNNLTRLGTLYLEGNQLDGPIPDLNLQNLQQFNVSGNRLSGPVPSGLRKMPANAFAGNSLCGGPLAACPGAETPSQPPSSLPLSKLPKTKKKKKLSGGAIAGIAVGSVLGFLLIIVILCVFCRKKSPKKTRSVDIATVKPPMAELEIPPEKTGAGDGDSSSFSAAAAVPKGSSGEVSGSNAKKLVFFGNVGGRVFDLEDLLRASAEVLGKGTFGTAYKAVLEVGTIVAVKRLKDVGIPEREFRDKIEAVGSMDHQNLVPLKAYYFSKDEKLLVYDYMPMGSLSALLHGNRGAGRTPLNWETRTRIALEAARGIEYLHSRGPAVSHGNIKSSNVLLTKSYGARVSDFGLAHLGGSSATPNRVGGYRAPEVTDARKVSQKADVYSFGVLLLELLTGKAPSHAVLNEEGVDLPRWVQSVVREEWTAEVFDLELLRYQSVEEDMVQLLQLAIDCAAQYPDNRPSMSEVSRRIEELCRSSLPQDHDGNQHSIDDDGSSRRTNPVDGSGPPPPSSLLFD from the exons ATGGCGTCCCCTGTCTTCCTTCTCGTccttctcttcctctccttctcgcGCACTGCAAAACCAGACCTGGAATCGGACAAAACCGCGCTCCTCGCCTTCCGCTCTGCCGTCGGCAGAAATCTTCCATGGTCCGCATCTCAATCTCCTTGCCTCTGGCAAGGGATTCAGTGCTCCTCCAACCGCGTTACCGCCGTACGCCTCCCTGGCGTTGGCCTCATGGGCCCCATCCCTCCCTCCACCGTCGGAAACCTGACCCAGCTCCGCACTCTCAGCCTCCGCTTCAACGCGTTGAACGGCCAGCTCCCCTCCGACCTCTCCCTCTGCGTCAACCTCCGTAACCTCTACCTGCAAGGGAATTTCTTCTCCGGCCAGATCCCACCGTCCATCCTcctcctaaagaatctcatccgTTTGAACCTCGCCCATAACAATTTCTCCGGCGGGATCTCGCCGAGTTTCAACAACCTGACCCGGCTCGGCACGTTGTACCTTGAGGGCAACCAACTCGACGGTCCGATCCCCGATTTGAATCTGCAGAACCTACAGCAATTCAACGTGTCGGGTAATCGGTTGAGTGGGCCGGTGCCGTCGGGTCTTCGGAAGATGCCTGCCAATGCGTTTGCGGGGAATTCGCTCTGCGGTGGTCCGCTGGCCGCCTGCCCAGGTGCTGAAACCCCTTCGCAGCCACCAAGCTCATTGCCGTTGTCGAAGCTGCCGAAgacgaagaagaaaaagaagctttCCGGAGGCGCAATTGCAGGAATTGCTGTCGGATCGGTGTTGGGTTTTCTTCTAATTATCGTAATTCTGTGCGTTTTCTGCCGGAAGAAGAGCCCCAAGAAGACGAGGTCGGTCGACATTGCAACGGTGAAGCCGCCGATGGCGGAATTGGAGATTCCTCCGGAGAAGACAGGGGCGGGAGATGGTGACAGCAGCAGTTTTTCGGCTGCGGCTGCTGTGCCGAAAGGCAGCAGCGGGGAGGTGTCGGGGAGTAATGCGAAGAAGCTGGTGTTTTTCGGGAATGTTGGTGGGCGGGTCTTTGATTTGGAGGATTTGCTGAGAGCTTCTGCTGAAGTTTTGGGGAAGGGGACATTTGGGACGGCGTATAAGGCAGTGCTGGAGGTTGGGACTATTGTGGCTGTGAAAAGATTGAAGGACGTGGGGATCCCAGAGAGGGAATTCAGGGATAAGATTGAGGCTGTTGGATCGATGGACCATCAGAATTTGGTGCCGTTGAAAGCGTATTACTTCAGTAAAGATGAGAAGCTGCTGGTGTATGATTACATGCCCATGGGGAGTCTCTCTGCTCTCTTGCATG GCAATAGAGGTGCAGGAAGGACACCATTGAACTGGGAGACCCGGACCCGCATTGCCCTCGAGGCTGCCCGTGGCATCGAATACCTCCACAGTCGAGGCCCTGCCGTCTCCCATGGCAACATCAAGTCCTCCAATGTCCTCCTCACCAAATCCTACGGTGCCCGCGTCTCTGATTTCGGCCTGGCACACCTTGGGGGCTCCAGTGCCACCCCCAACCGTGTTGGGGGCTACCGTGCACCGGAGGTGACGGATGCCCGCAAAGTCTCCCAGAAGGCCGACGTCTACAGCTTTGGCGTACTGCTTCTAGAGCTGTTGACTGGGAAGGCCCCGTCCCATGCAGTCTTGAATGAGGAGGGGGTGGACCTTCCAAGGTGGGTCCAGTCGGTGGTCCGGGAAGAGTGGACTGCTGAGGTGTTCGACCTTGAGCTTCTGAGGTATCAGAGTGTTGAAGAGGATATGGTGCAGCTGCTGCAGCTTGCGATTGACTGCGCGGCACAGTATCCTGATAACCGCCCTTCAATGTCAGAGGTCTCAAGGCGGATCGAAGAGCTTTGCCGCTCGAGCCTACCTCAGGATCATGACGGAAACCAACATTCTATCGACGATGATGGGTCATCTCGCAGGACCAATCCGGTAGATGGGTCTGGCCCGCCACCGCCAAGCTCCTTGCTTTTTGATTGA